A window from Crocosphaera sp. UHCC 0190 encodes these proteins:
- a CDS encoding cytochrome b/b6 domain-containing protein — protein sequence MWQPYQPLVLRIIHGLTAVFTILALLTAYWTYDVYDGRWGQIPLPKFDEIEGIHGTFGLWTLLIFPLLVFYAFHRGQKRLIQTNSWEKITKINQKGWWYHLHRLVNTIILFSLTFAVFTGKMMDEKWLPNGELNHGWYYGHLIAWLMLIISLAFHLLMSAKVGGLPFLLSIINWSYKSQDSPSKWKSQIKAYWSNFRLSLFKDWWISSSWIKWLELIIWISLGAAWIISLIKEIE from the coding sequence ATGTGGCAACCTTATCAACCGTTGGTTTTACGGATTATTCATGGCTTAACTGCTGTTTTTACGATTTTAGCCTTATTAACAGCCTATTGGACTTATGATGTTTATGATGGTAGATGGGGACAAATTCCACTACCTAAATTTGACGAAATTGAAGGCATTCATGGCACTTTTGGTTTATGGACATTGTTGATTTTCCCTTTGTTAGTGTTTTATGCTTTTCATCGTGGACAAAAGCGATTAATTCAAACTAATAGTTGGGAAAAAATAACCAAAATCAATCAAAAAGGTTGGTGGTATCATCTCCATCGGTTGGTTAATACAATAATTCTGTTTTCTTTAACCTTTGCGGTGTTTACTGGCAAAATGATGGATGAAAAATGGCTGCCAAATGGAGAACTTAATCATGGTTGGTATTATGGACATCTAATTGCCTGGCTGATGCTTATTATTAGTTTAGCATTCCATCTATTAATGAGTGCTAAAGTTGGCGGCTTACCTTTTTTATTGTCTATAATTAATTGGTCTTATAAATCTCAAGATAGTCCCTCAAAGTGGAAAAGTCAGATTAAGGCATATTGGTCAAATTTTCGGCTGAGTTTATTTAAAGATTGGTGGATATCTTCTTCTTGGATTAAATGGTTAGAATTGATAATATGGATCAGTTTAGGGGCAGCTTGGATCATTTCTTTAATTAAAGAGATAGAATAG
- a CDS encoding histidine kinase dimerization/phospho-acceptor domain-containing protein translates to MAEYFKDLQYINQKKELKFCQEGKCYFTKIQPFGDKYGLKWLIITVIPESDFMAEVNANTYRTIILSIAALIISILIGIVISRWLIEPISKLNNAAKNIAQGQWNNTVEIKRNDELGELANSFNLMASQLKESFENLEMKVKERTYELENAREKADTANQAKSAFIANMSHELRTPLNAILGFSQLMTRSQTLSPDNQENATIINRSGEYLLTLINNILDLSKIEAGKITLNPSNFDLYNLLDELEGQLKVMQPQLLP, encoded by the coding sequence TTGGCAGAATATTTTAAGGATTTACAATATATTAATCAGAAAAAAGAACTTAAATTTTGTCAGGAAGGTAAATGTTATTTTACGAAAATTCAACCTTTTGGCGATAAATATGGATTGAAATGGCTGATTATAACCGTGATTCCTGAGTCTGATTTTATGGCAGAAGTTAACGCCAATACTTACAGAACAATTATTTTATCAATTGCTGCTTTAATCATTTCAATACTCATAGGAATTGTGATATCGCGTTGGCTAATTGAACCAATTTCAAAATTAAATAATGCTGCTAAAAATATTGCTCAAGGACAATGGAATAATACAGTAGAAATTAAACGTAATGACGAATTAGGAGAACTAGCAAATTCATTTAATTTAATGGCATCTCAATTAAAAGAGTCCTTTGAAAACCTAGAAATGAAAGTCAAAGAAAGGACTTATGAACTAGAAAATGCTAGAGAAAAAGCTGATACTGCTAACCAAGCAAAAAGTGCCTTTATTGCTAATATGAGTCATGAATTAAGAACTCCACTTAATGCTATTTTGGGCTTTTCTCAATTGATGACTCGTTCCCAAACTCTTTCCCCAGATAATCAAGAAAATGCCACCATTATTAACCGCAGTGGAGAATATTTACTGACTTTAATTAATAATATTTTAGATCTGTCAAAAATTGAAGCGGGGAAAATCACCCTTAACCCCTCCAATTTTGACCTCTATAACCTTTTAGATGAGCTTGAGGGACAACTAAAGGTAATGCAACCGCAGTTATTGCCTTAA
- a CDS encoding response regulator, giving the protein MNNSETKQTLSGDILIVDDKPENLRVLDKMLTDKGYNVRKAINGNLALMSAQSTSLDVILLDIKMPEMDGYEVCEKPKTNPKTQDIPVIFVSALDETFNKIKAFELGGVDYITKPFQPEEVIARIENQLTIQRQKKQLIQEIEKRKEKEQQLQEEIEKRRETEEVLYQSRALINSVLNSSLDGVAALQSVRNVTGEIGDFRCLLVNPIISQCLGIKKEDLMGKLMLKRFLHKLDSDLFDSFVQVVETGKPLEKDFYYQHNQQNNWYHFIAVKLADGFAITVRDITQRKELELQLAAQNNKLQQSEAALQANLRKSLLLQKITEKIRSSLAETIANTVKRSGDLVARYGGEEFIIILPNTDGKGAKKVAQLISNEIEKLKIPHHCSKVSGHLTLSVGIASLIPTVEMSSVTLITAADKALYQAKKKAVIAVFS; this is encoded by the coding sequence ATGAATAATTCTGAAACTAAACAAACTTTATCAGGGGATATTTTAATTGTTGATGATAAGCCGGAAAATCTGCGCGTCTTAGATAAAATGTTAACTGATAAGGGTTATAATGTCAGAAAAGCAATTAATGGTAATCTGGCCTTAATGTCCGCTCAGTCTACCTCCCTCGATGTAATTTTATTAGATATTAAAATGCCAGAAATGGATGGTTATGAAGTTTGTGAAAAGCCAAAAACTAATCCAAAAACTCAAGATATTCCCGTAATTTTTGTCAGTGCTTTAGATGAAACCTTTAACAAAATAAAAGCGTTTGAATTAGGTGGAGTTGATTATATTACTAAACCCTTTCAACCGGAAGAAGTTATCGCTAGAATTGAAAATCAATTAACCATTCAAAGACAGAAAAAACAGTTAATACAGGAGATAGAAAAACGTAAAGAAAAAGAACAACAACTACAAGAAGAAATTGAAAAACGCCGAGAAACAGAGGAAGTTTTATATCAATCTCGCGCCTTAATTAATAGTGTTTTAAATAGTTCCTTAGATGGGGTTGCTGCTTTACAGTCTGTCCGCAATGTAACTGGAGAAATTGGAGATTTTCGTTGTTTATTAGTAAATCCTATTATCTCTCAATGTCTGGGTATTAAAAAAGAAGATTTAATGGGGAAATTAATGCTGAAGCGGTTTCTTCATAAACTTGATTCTGATTTATTTGATTCATTTGTACAGGTTGTTGAAACAGGAAAACCCCTAGAAAAAGATTTTTATTATCAACATAATCAACAGAATAATTGGTATCATTTTATTGCTGTTAAACTAGCGGATGGTTTTGCCATTACAGTACGAGATATTACCCAACGAAAAGAACTGGAATTACAACTAGCTGCTCAAAATAATAAACTACAACAATCAGAAGCAGCATTACAAGCTAATTTACGAAAAAGTTTACTGTTACAAAAAATTACTGAAAAAATTCGTTCTTCATTAGCCGAAACCATCGCTAATACAGTCAAACGATCAGGGGATTTAGTGGCCCGTTATGGGGGAGAAGAATTTATCATTATTTTGCCTAATACTGATGGGAAAGGGGCTAAAAAAGTTGCTCAATTAATTAGCAATGAAATTGAAAAATTAAAAATCCCTCATCACTGCTCTAAAGTGAGTGGTCATCTTACATTAAGTGTTGGTATTGCCAGCCTTATTCCTACAGTAGAAATGTCATCAGTAACTTTAATTACAGCAGCAGATAAAGCCTTATACCAAGCGAAAAAAAAGGCCGTAATTGCTGTGTTTTCTTAG
- a CDS encoding peroxiredoxin family protein yields MVTSTDFTGLLSPRFFQNFLPIPPTNKLSLGSIAPDFILPDITNNCTLKLSDHFNQKPVILAFTRIFTEKQYCPFCYPHIISLNRYYEKFLERGIEVLMITSTDVKQSQIVVQDLGLKMPLLSNPDCRVFRMYQTGQALGAPLPAQFVLDKTGKIQYKHLFSFLDHNASVDKLLLKIS; encoded by the coding sequence ATGGTAACTTCAACGGATTTTACTGGATTACTTAGCCCGCGTTTTTTTCAGAACTTTTTACCAATTCCTCCGACGAATAAGCTATCATTAGGAAGCATCGCCCCTGATTTTATTTTACCAGATATTACTAACAATTGTACCCTTAAATTATCAGATCACTTTAATCAAAAGCCTGTTATTTTAGCTTTTACGCGCATTTTTACGGAGAAGCAATATTGTCCTTTTTGTTATCCCCACATTATTAGTCTCAATCGGTATTACGAGAAGTTTCTTGAGCGAGGTATAGAAGTTTTAATGATTACTAGCACCGATGTTAAACAAAGTCAAATTGTTGTGCAAGATTTAGGGTTAAAAATGCCTTTATTGAGTAATCCTGATTGTCGAGTCTTTCGGATGTATCAGACAGGACAAGCATTAGGCGCACCTCTTCCAGCGCAGTTTGTGTTAGATAAAACTGGAAAGATACAATATAAACATTTATTTTCATTCCTTGATCATAATGCCAGTGTTGATAAATTATTACTGAAAATTTCCTAA
- a CDS encoding peroxiredoxin: MTTEGCLRVGQTAPDFTATAVVDQEFQTKKLASYRGKYVILFFYPLDFTFVCPTEIAAFSDRYEEFTKINTEILGISVDSEFAHLAWIQTPRNQGGVGDIAYPLVSDLKKEISNAYNVLDPEAGVALRGLFIIDKEGIIQHATINNLSFGRSVDETLRTLKAIQYVQSHPEEVCPADWQEGDKTMVPDPIKSKVYFSAV, from the coding sequence ATGACGACAGAAGGATGCTTGCGCGTTGGGCAAACTGCACCTGACTTCACTGCGACAGCTGTAGTTGATCAAGAATTTCAGACCAAGAAGCTTGCTAGTTATCGTGGCAAATATGTTATCTTATTTTTTTATCCCCTAGACTTTACGTTTGTTTGTCCGACTGAAATTGCTGCTTTCAGCGATCGCTATGAAGAATTTACAAAAATCAATACAGAAATTTTGGGAATTTCCGTAGATAGTGAATTTGCTCATCTTGCTTGGATTCAAACCCCCCGCAATCAAGGGGGTGTGGGGGATATTGCTTATCCTTTGGTATCTGATCTCAAAAAAGAAATCAGTAATGCTTATAATGTATTAGATCCGGAAGCGGGGGTTGCCTTACGGGGTTTATTTATCATTGATAAAGAAGGAATTATTCAACATGCAACCATTAATAATTTGTCCTTTGGTCGTAGTGTAGATGAAACCCTACGGACTCTTAAAGCCATTCAATATGTGCAAAGTCATCCAGAAGAAGTTTGTCCAGCAGATTGGCAAGAAGGCGATAAAACCATGGTACCTGATCCGATTAAATCTAAAGTCTATTTCTCTGCTGTTTAA
- a CDS encoding purine phosphorylase produces MLSRTPLTHPIKTLLVPQGMEYQAVCRGIKQTSANLEIIAIPVGIQPVTEFLTRWQQTTEFLNKLPMGLMVMGLGGSLSPKYRVGDVVLYRDCGDIQAKQEQWYQCDAVLSELVFQGLGNQVFWGRGITSDRVICSAAEKRLLGQKYQGDVVDMEGMAVLKWCQGLGISLVMLRVISDNCQQNLPNLTAAFGENGGLQPLILAGQMLKNPSNSIHLISSSLRSLRVLEKVAKNLFHC; encoded by the coding sequence ATGTTATCTAGAACACCTTTGACCCACCCGATTAAGACACTTTTAGTCCCCCAAGGGATGGAATATCAAGCCGTCTGTCGAGGAATTAAGCAAACTTCAGCCAATCTCGAAATTATCGCCATTCCCGTTGGCATTCAACCCGTCACTGAGTTTTTAACCAGATGGCAACAAACAACAGAATTTCTTAATAAGTTACCGATGGGGTTGATGGTGATGGGTTTAGGGGGGAGTTTATCTCCTAAATATCGTGTCGGTGACGTGGTTTTGTATCGAGACTGTGGTGATATTCAAGCCAAACAAGAACAATGGTATCAGTGTGATGCTGTGTTAAGTGAATTGGTATTTCAAGGATTAGGAAATCAGGTATTTTGGGGAAGGGGAATAACCAGCGATCGCGTGATTTGTTCTGCAGCAGAAAAGAGGTTATTGGGTCAAAAATATCAAGGGGACGTGGTTGATATGGAGGGGATGGCAGTTTTAAAATGGTGTCAAGGTTTAGGTATTTCTCTGGTAATGCTTCGGGTGATTAGTGATAATTGTCAACAGAATTTACCCAATTTAACCGCAGCCTTTGGAGAAAATGGGGGCTTACAACCTCTCATTTTAGCCGGTCAAATGTTAAAAAATCCGTCAAATTCTATACATTTAATTAGTAGTTCTTTACGAAGTTTAAGGGTTTTGGAGAAGGTTGCTAAAAACCTCTTTCATTGTTAA
- a CDS encoding ABC transporter ATP-binding protein — protein MTHPIILQVNQIVKQFPNHPVSAVDQVSFTLAQGDILGLLGPSGCGKTTLLRMIAGFEQPSAGTIELAGEIVASSHYGLPPEQRNTGMVFQDYALFPHLTIGDNIAFGLNSKKERFSKKDIQHRITEVLTLVGLAGLEKRYPHQLSGGQQQRVALARALAPQPALILLDEPLSNLDVQVRLRLRHEIRHILKATGISAIFVTHDQEEALAISDKIGVMSHGKVEQLGTPEEIYTCPASRFVAEFVTQANFIPAKRRGKLWTTEIGQWEISTPSPLNHSPEGDLMVRQEDILLKPDETGEVVISDRQFLGREYRYCLRTPSGCQIHARTALQTQLPIGTKVHLAIAPHAPQIFPAAANTTQLSLKSR, from the coding sequence ATGACCCATCCCATCATCCTCCAAGTCAACCAAATTGTTAAACAATTTCCCAATCATCCGGTGTCAGCCGTTGACCAAGTCAGTTTTACTTTAGCGCAAGGGGATATTTTAGGGTTATTGGGCCCTTCAGGATGTGGCAAAACCACCCTGTTACGCATGATTGCCGGATTTGAGCAACCCTCCGCCGGAACCATCGAACTTGCCGGAGAAATCGTGGCTAGTTCCCATTATGGGCTACCTCCAGAACAACGTAACACAGGGATGGTCTTTCAAGATTATGCCCTATTTCCTCACCTCACCATTGGGGATAATATTGCCTTTGGATTAAACAGCAAAAAAGAACGCTTTAGTAAAAAAGACATTCAACACCGCATTACTGAGGTTTTAACCTTGGTGGGACTCGCTGGCCTAGAAAAACGTTATCCCCATCAATTATCAGGGGGACAACAGCAACGGGTGGCATTAGCGAGGGCATTGGCCCCCCAACCTGCCTTAATTTTGTTAGATGAGCCGTTAAGTAACTTAGATGTGCAGGTACGCCTGAGACTAAGACATGAAATTCGTCATATTCTTAAAGCGACGGGAATTTCCGCCATTTTTGTCACCCATGATCAAGAAGAAGCCTTAGCCATTTCTGATAAAATTGGGGTCATGTCCCACGGGAAGGTTGAACAATTGGGAACCCCCGAAGAAATTTATACCTGTCCTGCTTCTCGGTTTGTGGCAGAATTTGTGACTCAGGCCAATTTTATCCCTGCCAAACGACGGGGGAAACTCTGGACGACAGAAATTGGTCAATGGGAGATTTCTACTCCCTCCCCCCTCAATCATTCCCCAGAAGGGGATTTAATGGTCAGACAGGAGGATATTTTATTAAAGCCCGATGAAACAGGGGAAGTCGTGATCAGCGATCGCCAGTTTTTAGGACGGGAATACCGTTACTGTTTAAGAACCCCTTCCGGTTGCCAAATTCACGCCCGTACCGCCTTACAGACTCAACTCCCTATTGGGACAAAAGTTCACCTAGCGATCGCCCCTCATGCACCTCAAATTTTTCCTGCGGCCGCCAATACCACTCAGTTAAGTCTGAAAAGCCGATGA
- a CDS encoding fatty acid desaturase, with amino-acid sequence MKSSNFRGTYQILNTVVPYILLWFLAVKAVDISLWLLLPIMVLMTLFSGRCFSLMHDCGHYSLFRSKKANRIVGFLLGVMNAIPQYPWSRGHVYHHKTNGDWEKYRGPSALITTEEFAKLTPWGQRGYAFLRHPLMLFPGGFFYLAIKPRLALIAGIYDFIGHLFTCWQKDPTMSLSQIIASHKSRNWYTAAEFWDLLFNNICVVGSWILFSYLLGAGFFWSIYSITLTFSAAIFIYVFFVQHNFEGSYAHKTEGWDYLRGAIEGSSFLDLPIILRWFSANIGYHHIHHLSERIPNYHLEACYEANRHLLTQSKTLHIGDMLGCSKFILWNPAANTLVSIDSFRQDAQFKSSLSDNRVNV; translated from the coding sequence ATGAAAAGCAGTAATTTTCGGGGAACTTATCAAATCCTAAATACTGTTGTTCCTTATATTCTGTTATGGTTTCTAGCCGTTAAAGCTGTGGATATTTCTCTTTGGCTTCTTCTACCCATCATGGTTTTGATGACTCTGTTTTCAGGACGTTGTTTTTCTTTGATGCACGATTGCGGCCACTATTCCCTTTTCCGTTCAAAAAAGGCGAATCGTATCGTGGGTTTTCTGCTAGGTGTGATGAATGCGATTCCACAATATCCCTGGTCTAGAGGTCACGTCTACCACCACAAAACTAATGGAGATTGGGAGAAGTATCGCGGCCCTTCTGCCTTGATTACCACTGAAGAATTTGCCAAACTTACCCCCTGGGGTCAGAGAGGTTATGCTTTTCTGAGACACCCTTTAATGCTTTTTCCTGGTGGTTTTTTCTATCTCGCTATCAAGCCCAGACTCGCCCTAATTGCCGGAATTTATGATTTTATCGGTCATCTGTTTACTTGTTGGCAAAAAGATCCCACTATGAGTTTATCGCAAATCATTGCTTCTCATAAATCAAGAAATTGGTACACTGCTGCCGAGTTCTGGGATTTGCTCTTTAATAATATTTGTGTTGTTGGTAGCTGGATTCTTTTTAGTTATTTACTGGGGGCAGGATTTTTCTGGAGTATTTATTCAATTACCTTGACGTTTTCGGCAGCAATCTTTATTTATGTTTTCTTTGTACAGCATAATTTTGAAGGTTCTTATGCCCACAAAACAGAAGGTTGGGACTACTTGCGCGGAGCCATTGAAGGCAGCAGTTTCCTAGATTTACCCATTATTCTGCGCTGGTTTTCCGCTAATATCGGTTATCATCATATTCACCATCTTTCCGAAAGAATTCCTAACTATCATCTCGAAGCTTGTTATGAGGCTAATCGTCACCTTCTAACCCAATCAAAAACCCTACATATCGGTGATATGCTGGGCTGTTCTAAGTTTATTCTTTGGAATCCGGCGGCCAATACCCTTGTGTCTATTGATTCATTTCGTCAAGATGCCCAATTTAAGTCTTCACTGAGTGACAACCGAGTTAACGTTTAG
- a CDS encoding lysophospholipid acyltransferase family protein, whose protein sequence is MKHHTTFHPEQGWSLNERDPKFIETIMPYWEWFYRHYFRVKTSGWHHIPSQGPVLLVGSHNGGLASPDTSMMMYDWFRHFGTERPAYGLMHQSAWAMNPLLARLAAKSGAVRAHPKMAIAALKQDAGVLVYPGGAQDVFRPYTQRHKIELAGRKGFIKLALREKVTIIPLISIGAHETLFILGDFYEQAKQLHQWGMPWLYDIDPEVFPIYLGLPWGLGIGPLPNFPLPIQIHTRVCPPIRFDKYGREAANDRVYVDACYDLIVTVMQQELDQLVAETIIQ, encoded by the coding sequence ATGAAGCATCATACAACTTTTCACCCCGAACAAGGTTGGTCACTCAATGAACGTGATCCCAAGTTTATTGAAACGATTATGCCCTATTGGGAATGGTTTTATCGTCACTATTTCCGTGTTAAAACCAGTGGTTGGCATCATATTCCCTCCCAAGGGCCAGTGTTACTGGTGGGTTCTCATAATGGGGGACTTGCTTCTCCAGATACCTCGATGATGATGTATGATTGGTTTCGTCACTTTGGGACGGAACGGCCTGCCTATGGGTTAATGCACCAGTCTGCGTGGGCAATGAACCCTCTCTTAGCTCGTTTAGCTGCTAAAAGTGGGGCTGTACGGGCCCATCCCAAAATGGCGATCGCTGCCTTAAAACAAGATGCTGGTGTCTTGGTTTATCCTGGGGGGGCGCAAGATGTGTTTCGTCCTTACACTCAACGACACAAAATCGAATTGGCAGGACGTAAGGGGTTTATTAAACTAGCTTTAAGGGAAAAAGTAACCATTATTCCCTTGATTTCTATCGGGGCCCATGAAACCTTATTTATTTTAGGAGATTTTTACGAACAAGCTAAACAATTGCATCAATGGGGAATGCCTTGGTTATATGATATTGATCCAGAGGTATTTCCTATTTATTTAGGGTTGCCTTGGGGTCTAGGTATTGGCCCTCTGCCCAATTTTCCCCTTCCCATACAAATACATACCCGTGTTTGTCCCCCCATTCGCTTTGACAAATATGGGAGAGAAGCAGCTAATGATCGGGTTTATGTGGATGCTTGTTACGATTTAATTGTAACCGTTATGCAACAAGAATTAGATCAATTAGTGGCAGAAACTATAATTCAGTAA
- a CDS encoding photosystem II reaction center protein J, whose amino-acid sequence MFAEGRIPLWLVGLIAGIGAISVLGLFFYGAYAGLGSSM is encoded by the coding sequence ATGTTTGCAGAAGGAAGAATTCCCCTTTGGCTTGTTGGTCTTATTGCCGGGATCGGAGCTATTTCCGTGCTTGGCCTGTTCTTTTACGGTGCCTACGCTGGTTTAGGTTCTTCAATGTAG
- a CDS encoding photosystem II reaction center protein L — MDRSKNPNRQPVELNRTSLYLGLLLVAVLGILFSSYFFN; from the coding sequence ATGGACAGAAGCAAAAACCCCAACCGTCAACCAGTTGAACTGAACCGTACTTCCCTCTATTTAGGGTTACTTTTAGTTGCAGTTCTTGGCATTCTATTTTCCAGCTATTTCTTTAACTAA
- the psbF gene encoding cytochrome b559 subunit beta → MTSNNPNQPVSYPIFTVRWLSIHALAVPTVFFVGAIAAMQFIQR, encoded by the coding sequence ATGACCAGTAACAATCCCAATCAACCCGTATCTTATCCCATTTTTACCGTGAGATGGCTCTCCATTCATGCGTTAGCCGTTCCTACAGTGTTCTTTGTCGGTGCGATCGCCGCTATGCAGTTTATTCAACGATAG
- the psbE gene encoding cytochrome b559 subunit alpha, translated as MSGTTGERPFTDIVTSIRYWVIHSITIPMLFIAGWLFVSTGLAYDAFGTPRPNEYFTQDRQELPIITDRYEAGQEIQQFNK; from the coding sequence ATGTCAGGTACTACCGGAGAACGTCCGTTTACAGATATCGTCACCAGTATTCGTTACTGGGTAATTCACAGTATCACCATTCCTATGTTATTTATTGCTGGTTGGCTGTTTGTTAGCACAGGTTTGGCTTATGATGCTTTTGGTACTCCCCGTCCTAATGAGTATTTTACTCAGGATCGTCAAGAATTACCGATTATTACAGACCGCTATGAGGCTGGCCAAGAAATCCAACAGTTTAATAAGTAA
- a CDS encoding photosynthesis system II assembly factor Ycf48: MRKLKQFVILIAISLFCISCSNVPSTLNNPWKTISLETDATFADIAFTDNPQHGWLVGTKATLFETTDGGDSWQTRQLDLGDEKISFTAVSFNGEEGWVTGKPAILLHTEDGGKNWSRIPLSEKLPGAPDGIVALAPETAEMVTDLGAIYKTTNSGKNWTALVEGAVGVARSITRSPDGRYVAVSARGNFYSTWEPGQSEWTPHNRNSSRRLQKMGYSEDGNLWLLARGGRLQFSSPEDLDDWQEVVYPEPSTSWGLLDLAYRTPEELWVAGGSGNLLVSSDNGESWRKDRIVENVPSNLYKIVFVNPEKGFILGQDGILLKYEPSSEAA, translated from the coding sequence ATGAGAAAACTGAAACAATTTGTAATATTAATAGCCATTTCCTTATTTTGCATTAGTTGCAGTAACGTCCCTTCCACCCTCAATAACCCTTGGAAGACTATCTCCTTAGAGACAGATGCTACCTTTGCGGATATTGCCTTTACTGATAACCCTCAACATGGTTGGTTAGTGGGAACCAAAGCCACTTTATTTGAAACCACTGACGGGGGAGACTCCTGGCAAACACGCCAACTTGATCTCGGTGACGAAAAAATCAGCTTTACTGCTGTCAGTTTCAACGGGGAGGAAGGATGGGTCACGGGTAAACCCGCCATTTTACTTCATACTGAAGATGGTGGAAAAAACTGGTCACGGATTCCCTTGAGTGAAAAACTCCCCGGTGCGCCTGATGGCATTGTTGCTCTCGCCCCCGAAACTGCTGAAATGGTGACTGATTTAGGGGCTATTTACAAAACTACCAATAGCGGTAAAAATTGGACAGCCCTCGTTGAAGGTGCTGTGGGCGTGGCTCGTAGTATCACGCGATCGCCTGATGGCCGCTATGTGGCCGTATCAGCACGGGGTAACTTCTATTCTACCTGGGAACCAGGGCAAAGCGAATGGACACCCCACAACCGCAACTCGTCTCGCCGACTCCAAAAAATGGGTTACAGTGAGGATGGAAACCTCTGGTTATTAGCTAGGGGTGGACGACTTCAATTCAGTTCCCCGGAGGATTTGGATGATTGGCAAGAAGTGGTCTATCCTGAACCATCTACCAGTTGGGGACTACTAGACTTGGCTTATCGCACTCCCGAAGAACTTTGGGTGGCTGGCGGTAGTGGCAACTTACTGGTTAGCTCTGATAACGGGGAAAGTTGGCGGAAGGATAGAATTGTTGAAAATGTGCCATCCAACCTCTATAAAATCGTTTTTGTTAATCCTGAAAAGGGATTTATTTTGGGACAAGACGGTATTTTACTCAAATATGAACCTTCTTCAGAGGCCGCCTAA
- a CDS encoding rubredoxin — protein sequence MSERPTEKTLAELAPADHECRLCGYVYEPSKGDGKGNISPGTLFEELPSDWRCPVCGARPNQFSSIGASKAPSGFQENLNYGFGVNNLTPGQKNLLIFGGLALGFLFFLSLYGLN from the coding sequence ATGAGTGAACGACCTACAGAAAAAACCCTGGCTGAGCTTGCACCAGCCGACCACGAATGCCGTCTCTGCGGCTATGTTTACGAACCTAGCAAGGGAGACGGTAAAGGGAATATTTCCCCTGGAACCCTCTTTGAAGAATTGCCCAGTGACTGGCGATGTCCAGTCTGTGGGGCCCGTCCCAACCAATTTTCGAGCATTGGGGCGAGTAAAGCACCCTCTGGGTTTCAAGAGAACCTAAACTACGGGTTTGGGGTTAACAACCTCACTCCTGGCCAAAAAAACCTGCTCATCTTTGGGGGACTGGCTTTAGGGTTTCTCTTTTTCCTAAGTCTATACGGGTTAAATTAA